A single genomic interval of Labrus mixtus chromosome 6, fLabMix1.1, whole genome shotgun sequence harbors:
- the c6h10orf53 gene encoding UPF0728 protein C10orf53 homolog has translation MPKLARVTLCYGPYESSGVVQYRTFRLQGLQAALRARGHQCVMEETRAWNTVELVVNGELVFSCDTQQLEFGGDGKLDPVCIEAVNAVDNAY, from the exons ATGCCGAAGTTAGCGCGTGTGACACTTTGCTACGGACCTTATGAATCCAGCGGAGTCGTACAATACCGGACCTTCCGTCTGCAGGGTCTTCAGG CCGCTCTGAGAGCACGCGGGCACCAGTGCGTCATGGAAGAAACGCGCGCGTGGAACACGGTGGAGCTCGTGGTCAACGGGGAGCTCGTCTTCAGCTGtgacacacagcagctggagtTTG GTGGAGATGGAAAACTGGATCCTGTTTGCATAGAAGCTGTAAATGCTGTGGACAATGCTTACTGA